A genomic stretch from Candidatus Edwardsbacteria bacterium includes:
- a CDS encoding type IV pili twitching motility protein PilT — protein sequence PGQQQQVRLQLSTTLQAIYSQTLLPRVDGKGRVVGYEVLVCMPAIRSIIREGKTHQIFSVLQSGGKFGMNTLDSCLKELYQKGLVTIEEAMAKSSNPQEFEKSAMKAF from the coding sequence CGCCGGGCCAGCAACAGCAGGTGAGACTGCAGCTCTCCACCACCCTCCAGGCCATCTACTCCCAGACCCTGCTGCCCCGGGTGGACGGCAAGGGCCGGGTGGTGGGTTACGAGGTGCTGGTCTGCATGCCGGCCATCCGCAGTATCATCCGGGAGGGCAAGACCCACCAGATATTCAGCGTCCTCCAGAGCGGCGGAAAGTTCGGCATGAATACCCTGGATTCATGTCTCAAGGAGCTCTACCAAAAGGGCCTGGTAACCATCGAGGAGGCCATGGCCAAGTCGTCCAATCCCCAGGAGTTTGAAAAATCAGCTATGAAGGCTTTTTAA
- a CDS encoding type IV pilus twitching motility protein PilT yields the protein MEIAELLKYMAEQGASDMQIKVGSPPLLRVNGDLSPCKLPSITPDDVKKHLLPIITPAQAQKFGKELELDFAYNLPGTGRFRVNLFQQRNSLGIVFRLIPEKIPTIDELGFPPIVKEVSLRPRGLVLITGPAGCGKSTTQAAMIDYRNAHDPCHIMTVEDPIEFIHTDKKAIVNQRELGRDTLTFADALKYVLRQDPDVILIGEMRDLETISLAITAAETGHLVLATLHTTDAVQTVDRIIDVFPMHQQGQIRMQVAVNFVAVISQILVKRADGRGRVAAFEVMTGSGAVRNLIREAKTYQLQSLIQTSIKQGMTTLNMSLANLCRKNIITLDEAMSKSSDPDNLQMVLKSQSA from the coding sequence ATGGAAATTGCCGAGCTTTTAAAATACATGGCCGAACAGGGAGCCTCCGACATGCAGATCAAGGTGGGCAGCCCGCCCCTGCTGAGGGTCAACGGCGACCTGTCCCCCTGCAAGCTGCCGTCCATCACTCCCGATGACGTCAAGAAACATTTGCTGCCCATCATCACCCCGGCCCAGGCTCAGAAGTTCGGGAAGGAGCTGGAGCTGGATTTTGCCTATAACCTTCCCGGCACCGGACGCTTCCGGGTCAACCTTTTCCAGCAGCGCAACTCCCTGGGTATCGTCTTCCGGCTGATCCCCGAGAAGATCCCCACCATAGACGAACTGGGGTTCCCCCCCATCGTAAAAGAGGTCTCCCTGCGACCCCGCGGCCTGGTGCTGATCACCGGTCCGGCCGGCTGCGGCAAGTCCACCACCCAGGCCGCCATGATAGATTACCGCAACGCCCACGACCCCTGTCATATAATGACCGTGGAGGACCCCATCGAGTTCATCCACACCGACAAAAAGGCCATTGTCAACCAGCGGGAGCTGGGGCGCGACACCCTGACCTTTGCCGACGCCTTAAAATACGTCTTGCGGCAGGATCCCGATGTTATCCTGATCGGCGAGATGCGGGACTTGGAGACCATCTCCCTGGCCATCACTGCGGCCGAGACCGGTCACCTGGTGCTGGCCACCCTTCATACCACCGACGCCGTGCAGACGGTGGACCGCATCATCGATGTCTTCCCCATGCATCAGCAGGGACAGATACGGATGCAGGTGGCTGTGAACTTCGTGGCCGTCATCTCCCAGATACTGGTAAAGAGGGCCGACGGCAGGGGCCGGGTGGCCGCCTTCGAGGTGATGACCGGCTCCGGCGCAGTCCGGAACCTGATCCGGGAGGCCAAGACCTACCAGCTGCAGAGCCTGATCCAGACCAGCATCAAACAGGGGATGACCACCCTCAACATGTCCCTGGCCAACCTGTGCCGCAAGAACATCATCACCTTAGACGAGGCCATGAGCAAGTCCAGCGACCCCGATAATCTGCAGATGGTGTTGAAAAGCCAGTCGGCTTGA